A single genomic interval of Helianthus annuus cultivar XRQ/B chromosome 6, HanXRQr2.0-SUNRISE, whole genome shotgun sequence harbors:
- the LOC118479532 gene encoding uncharacterized protein LOC118479532, translating to MSNWDFGYFFGEISNESYVSESVWLPGVDRGEEEVVSVRPQHAGTYHSHPEGSVRSVVPDLNQEKQRKLKKSEEGAFDIEEDENKIEKGVTHFEESDQDEEDGGGWDDGGGWDDGGGGDDGGEKDDGANDPKKQGKVFATLHELKNWAYKTEIAKGYVIVTQRTVTKGEDSSARTVKIWLQCDRGGTCKSKATVRRSGSKKIGCPFKMIGKLDASSGNWSLVVKQKDHNHEPAVFLEGHAFARRLTPDEELLVERLYIQNMEPTNIHLTIRKQNPQSVCILRDIQNVIKKIKVKMYGDRTPMQILEQMLHEGRYVYHTRVNPETNAVEEVFFFIGTRTICGVLSHMC from the exons ATGTCAAATTGGGACTTTGGATATTTTTTTGGTGAAATTTCGAATGAGTCATATGTCTCCGAAAGCGTTTGGTTACCCGGCGTTGATCGAGGTGAGGAGGAGGTGGTTTCCGTGCGTCCGCAACACGCCGGAACTTACCATTCGCATCCGGAAGGGAGTGTGCGGTCCGTGGTGCCTGATTTGAACCAG GAAAAACAACGCAAGCTGAAAAAGTCCGAGGAAGGTGCTTTTGACATCGAGGAAGACGAGAACAAAATCGAGAAAGGTGTTACACACTTCGAGGAAAGTGATCAAGACGAGGAAGATGGTGGTGGCTGGGACGATGGTGGTGGCTGGGACGATGGTGGTGGCGGGGACGATGGTGGTGAAAAGGACGATGGTGCTAATGACCCGAAAAAACAAGGAAAG GTATTTGCGACACTTCACGAGTTAAAGAATTGGGCTTACAAAACAGAAATTGCGAAAGGTTACGTCATTGTGACCCAACGAACGGTAACAAAAGGTGAAGATTCGTCAGCAAGGACAGTGAAGATATGGTTGCAATGCGACCGTGGAGGCACATGCAAAAGTAAAGCAACAGTTCGGCGTTCTGGTAGCAAGAAGATTGGGTGTCCTTTTAAAATGATAGGGAAACTAGACGCAAGTAGTGGCAATTGGAGCTTAGTGGTGAAGCAAAAGGATCATAACCATGAGCCTGCGGTATTTCTCGAGGGTCACGCGTTTGCAAGAAGGTTGACCCCAGACGAAGAATTATTGGTAGAGAGACTTTATATTCAAAACATGGAGCCTACGAACATACATTTAACCATAAGAAAACAAAACCCACAGAGCGTGTGCATTCTACGAGACATACAAAACGTGATAAAAAAGATTAAAGTCAAAATGTACGGTGATCGGACTCCAATGCAGATATTGGAGCAAATGTTGCATGAAGGAAGGTATGTTTACCATACCCGGGTGAATCCCGAAACAAATGCGGTCGaggaggttttttttttcattggtACTCGTACGATATGTGGCGTGCTTTCCCACATGTGTTGA
- the LOC110903745 gene encoding uncharacterized protein LOC110903745, which produces MQEEIETEIYTAGLVVVEKPTLVGFWQVIAGADHWEHDKSKGRVSFVSDPLYRYLHHLLATSISARGYSREWCTTTDLFFLYCLLYRRPCALAHGLAQYFASGHHRQERGFLYGGAYVTVIARSLGLVPQQDPHLRTPAIMPTRMGMQSLWGMRVIRRFPVGPRFKNRDGGVWREEALPEHFEPVHPPADPADVVPVEDPPEDLDGAAGPQPPPPAGAPQFPRHVIRGGAPGAALHPDVRARLDRLDDLVGWLVRAEQDRREREGLPPIPLPPVRAPHPQHQPQQQHQPQQHHQDSDSDLDA; this is translated from the exons ATGCAGGAGGAGATCGAGACTGAGATTTACACAGCGGGGCTAGTGGTGGTTGAAAAACCCACTCTTGTAGGGTTTTGGCAGGTGATTGCGGGGGCGGATCATTGGGAGCATGATAAGTCGAAGGGGAGGGTGTCGTTTGTTAGTGACCCACTATACAG GTATCTGCACCATTTGCTCGCCACTTCTATATCAGCGCGCGGCTACAGCCGTGAGTGGTGTACGACCACAGATCTTTTTTTCCTATATTGTTTGTTGTATAGGAGGCCGTGCGCGCTAGCACACGGTCTAGCCCAGTACTTCGCCTCCGGCCATCACCGGCAGGAGCGCGGATTTTTGTATGGCGGGGCATACGTGACCGTCATTGCCCGTTCATTGGGCCTCGTACCACAGCAGGACCCACATCTACGGACGCCGGCCATCATGCCGACGCGGATGGGTATGCAGTCGCTATGGGGGATGAGGGTTATCAGGAGGTTCCCCGTTGGCCCGCGGTTTAAAAACCGCGACGGGGGCGTATGGAGAGAGGAGGCCCTACCAGAGCATTTCGAGCCCGTTCATCCTCCTGCAGATCCTGCTGATGTAGTGCCCGTGGAGGACCCTCCGGAGGATCTAGACGGTGCAGCGGGGCCACAGCCACCGCCACCTGCCGGGGCACCTCAGTTTCCACGTCACGTTATTCGAGGTGGTGCCCCAGGAGCTGCGCTACATCCGGATGTACGAGCCAGGCTTGACAGGCTCGACGATTTGGTAGGTTGGCTGGTACGGGCGGAGCAggatagacgagagagagagggattaCCCCCGATACCGCTTCCACCGGTTCGAGCTCCACATCCGCAGcaccagccgcagcagcagcaccAGCCGCAGCAGCATCATCAGGATTCAGATTCGGATTTGGATGCATAG
- the LOC110905901 gene encoding axial regulator YABBY 4 translates to MPMFHTLIFVLKYVNVYAKYTLLQVHISISLFPPEMSTLNHVVDLQLQEQICYVQCGFCTTVLLVCVPYRCLSMVVTVKCGHCTSLFPVNLMRSAYFPLHVFSSVDNQENPNVEASKEDEQVPEPTLSKHSSTPLISSSLSSHEDDEDDLEVHIVKKPPGKRQRAPSAYNKFIKEEIRRLKTQHPNMTHKQAFSAAAKNWAHSVPPRQQNEEVKSNGSDGDPTLMIQECGGSDRTS, encoded by the exons ATGCCTATGTTTCACACTCTTATATTTGTACTTAAGTATGTGAATGTGTATGCAAAGTACACCCTACTCCAAGTTCACATCTCTATCTCTCTATTCCCCCCTGAGATGTCAACATTGAACCATGTTGTAGACCTCCAACTGCAAGAACAGATCTGCTATGTGCAATGTGGTTTCTGCACCACAGTTTTACTG GTTTGTGTACCATATAGGTGTTTATCTATGGTGGTTACAGTCAAATGTGGCCATTGCACAAGTCTTTTCCCAGTCAACCTGATGAGATCCGCTTATTTTCCTCTCCATGTCTTTTCTTCTGTTGATAACCAAGAAAAT CCAAATGTGGAAGCTTCCAAAGAAGATGAACAAGTTCCTGAACCAACCTTGAGCAAACATAGCTCTACCCCTCTCATATCATCATCATTGTCATCACACGAAGACGACGAAGATGATCTTGAAGTTCACATCGTCAAGAAGC CACCGGGAAAGAGGCAACGTGCCCCATCTGCTTATAACAAATTCATCAA AGAGGAGATCAGAAGGCTGAAGACACAACATCCTAACATGACTCATAAACAAGCTTTCAGTGCAGCTGCCAAAAAT TGGGCTCACTCAGTACCACCAAGACAACAAAATGAAGAAGTCAAATCAAATGGCTCAGATGGTGATCCCACATTGATGATCCAGGAGTGTGGTGGTTCGGACCGGACGTCTTAA